In the Aneurinibacillus soli genome, one interval contains:
- a CDS encoding metal ABC transporter substrate-binding protein, with translation MKGYRKVLWATTTLLLGMMLFLVGCGQKNESVPQGGADKVLVYTSLFPVYSFTKSIGGDHVEVKSIVPPGAEPHDFEPSPKDLGELNEAKLFVYNGAGYEAWIEKVGQNLDKSKTKVLDASQGVQLIESTAGEHDHEGTAVTSGHTEEEHGHEHGKYDPHVWLDPMRAKQQAQNIEKALIEIDPAHKADYEKNYQTLAADLDAVDQEYKGLIAKAGKKELVVSHKAFTYLANRYGLDQISVSGLSPSEEPTQQQLKQLIDTVKQHNIKYVAFEGLVENKVAKTVQRESGAEAVTLYTLENVTKAQLDAGKTYGDLMRDNLQTLKKVLEVK, from the coding sequence ATGAAAGGATATAGAAAGGTTTTGTGGGCAACCACGACTTTGCTGCTGGGGATGATGCTCTTTCTGGTCGGCTGCGGTCAGAAGAATGAATCAGTGCCGCAGGGGGGAGCAGATAAGGTGCTTGTGTATACAAGTTTATTCCCGGTGTACAGTTTTACTAAATCAATCGGGGGAGATCATGTAGAAGTAAAAAGCATCGTGCCCCCCGGAGCAGAACCACATGATTTTGAGCCATCTCCTAAAGACTTAGGCGAGCTGAACGAGGCCAAGCTGTTTGTTTATAATGGTGCAGGCTATGAAGCATGGATTGAGAAGGTCGGGCAGAATCTCGACAAGTCCAAGACAAAAGTGCTTGATGCGAGTCAGGGAGTTCAACTGATTGAATCAACGGCAGGTGAGCATGACCATGAAGGAACGGCAGTTACAAGCGGTCATACGGAAGAGGAACATGGGCATGAACACGGCAAATATGACCCGCATGTATGGTTAGACCCGATGCGTGCCAAGCAGCAGGCACAAAACATTGAAAAAGCACTTATCGAGATCGACCCGGCTCATAAAGCTGATTATGAGAAAAACTATCAAACGCTGGCTGCTGATCTTGATGCAGTCGATCAAGAGTACAAAGGTCTGATTGCAAAAGCGGGTAAGAAAGAACTGGTTGTATCACACAAAGCATTCACGTATCTGGCAAATCGCTATGGATTGGACCAAATCTCAGTATCTGGACTTTCTCCGTCAGAAGAACCAACCCAGCAGCAGCTAAAACAATTGATTGATACGGTAAAACAGCATAATATTAAATATGTTGCGTTTGAAGGGCTTGTTGAGAATAAGGTAGCGAAAACTGTGCAGCGCGAATCCGGCGCGGAAGCGGTGACGCTATATACGCTTGAGAATGTAACAAAAGCACAGCTTGACGCAGGGAAAACATATGGCGATCTCATGCGGGACAATCTGCAAACTTTGAAAAAGGTGCTGGAAGTAAAGTGA
- a CDS encoding nucleoside recognition domain-containing protein, translated as MLAGQVQKKQPKAVRDEIVGTIYEQSETIAHAVTQQAGKSRINWDDKLDAVLTSRVFGFPIMLLMLGVVFWLTIAGANVPSELLATGLFWVEDRLTELFHWFGAPLWLEGAVVHGLYRGCAWVVSVMLPPMAIFFPLFALLEDFGYLPRVAFNMDRLFHKAGGHGKQSLTMAMGFGCNAAGVIACRIIESPRERMIAILTNNFVPCNGRWPTLILMATLFMAGAVGMGAGITAATVVVVGIVLFGIMTTLFVSWVLSKTLLRGIPSHFTLELPPYRKPQFGRTIIRSVYDKTWFVLKRALVTAAPAGLITWILANLHIGDQSVLGHIAGWLTPFGHAIGLDGYILMAFLLGLPANEIVVPILIMGYMASGMMIELDDMAALKQLFLQQGWTWLTALNVMLFSLLHYPCGTTLYTIAKETKSTKWTVVAALLPLFIAIGICFITAQVVRYMGWV; from the coding sequence ATGCTGGCGGGGCAGGTGCAAAAAAAACAACCGAAAGCTGTGCGCGATGAAATTGTCGGCACGATTTATGAACAGTCGGAAACGATTGCCCATGCGGTAACACAGCAGGCAGGTAAATCTCGGATTAACTGGGACGATAAGCTGGATGCTGTGCTTACGTCCCGTGTTTTCGGATTCCCGATTATGTTGCTGATGCTTGGGGTGGTGTTCTGGCTGACTATTGCGGGCGCGAATGTACCGTCTGAGTTGCTTGCAACTGGCCTGTTCTGGGTCGAAGACCGCTTGACGGAGCTGTTCCACTGGTTCGGGGCGCCGCTCTGGTTAGAAGGGGCAGTTGTACATGGATTGTATCGGGGATGCGCATGGGTAGTATCGGTTATGCTACCGCCGATGGCGATTTTCTTCCCGCTGTTCGCCTTGCTCGAAGACTTCGGGTACTTGCCGCGCGTTGCGTTTAATATGGACCGTCTGTTCCATAAGGCGGGCGGACACGGCAAGCAGTCTCTAACGATGGCGATGGGATTTGGCTGTAATGCTGCCGGTGTCATTGCCTGCCGCATTATTGAGTCACCACGCGAGCGTATGATTGCGATTTTGACGAATAACTTTGTGCCGTGCAATGGGCGCTGGCCGACGCTTATTCTAATGGCGACCCTGTTTATGGCGGGCGCGGTCGGTATGGGTGCGGGCATTACAGCGGCTACAGTGGTCGTCGTCGGGATTGTGTTGTTCGGCATTATGACGACTCTGTTTGTTTCCTGGGTGCTGTCCAAAACGCTGCTGCGCGGCATACCGTCTCACTTCACGTTGGAGTTGCCACCGTACCGCAAGCCACAGTTTGGGCGGACGATTATACGCTCGGTGTATGACAAAACATGGTTTGTATTAAAGCGTGCGCTTGTCACGGCGGCACCTGCTGGACTGATTACGTGGATTCTCGCCAACTTGCATATCGGGGATCAGAGTGTGCTTGGGCATATCGCAGGCTGGCTCACACCGTTTGGGCATGCGATTGGACTTGACGGCTATATCTTGATGGCGTTCCTGCTCGGGCTTCCGGCGAATGAGATTGTAGTGCCCATTCTGATCATGGGGTATATGGCGAGCGGCATGATGATTGAATTAGATGATATGGCTGCTTTGAAGCAGTTATTTCTTCAACAGGGCTGGACATGGTTAACCGCCCTTAATGTGATGCTGTTCTCGCTTCTGCATTATCCGTGCGGCACGACGTTGTATACGATCGCCAAGGAGACCAAGAGTACGAAGTGGACAGTAGTCGCAGCTCTGCTACCGCTTTTCATTGCGATCGGCATTTGTTTTATTACAGCACAAGTTGTGCGATATATGGGATGGGTATAG
- a CDS encoding FeoB small GTPase domain-containing protein, whose product MNPKSREMRNQWIGRKFDIHTDTPDQKIIALAGNPNTGKSTVFNALTGLNQHTGNWPGKTVGNAQGTFVHKGESYLLVDLPGTYSLLPNSVDEQVARDFICFGRPDVTIVVVDATALERNLNLALQVMEITDHVVLCVNLIDEAERKGIVVDLEGLAERLGIPVVATAARRKQGLGELCDKLAAVADSRIQPAPIVPRYREEIERVIEELTPRLEPLLAGWMKPRWVALRMLDGDETLIADMEKYMTDSIESGKVLGGEVSATWPQA is encoded by the coding sequence ATGAATCCGAAATCACGAGAGATGCGCAATCAATGGATCGGTCGCAAGTTTGATATTCATACGGATACCCCGGATCAGAAAATTATCGCGCTGGCTGGTAATCCGAATACAGGGAAAAGTACCGTTTTCAATGCCCTTACTGGTCTGAACCAACATACCGGGAACTGGCCGGGCAAGACGGTGGGAAATGCACAAGGAACGTTTGTGCATAAAGGTGAGTCATATTTGCTGGTTGATCTGCCGGGAACATATTCCTTGTTGCCCAATTCGGTAGATGAACAGGTAGCCCGCGATTTTATTTGTTTTGGTCGCCCGGATGTGACAATCGTAGTGGTGGATGCTACGGCACTGGAGCGTAACTTGAATCTGGCCCTGCAAGTTATGGAGATTACGGATCATGTGGTGCTATGTGTAAACTTAATAGATGAAGCGGAGCGCAAAGGGATTGTGGTCGATCTGGAAGGATTGGCGGAACGACTTGGTATTCCGGTTGTGGCGACGGCTGCTAGACGCAAGCAGGGTCTTGGCGAGTTGTGTGATAAGCTTGCGGCAGTCGCCGACAGTCGTATACAGCCGGCACCGATCGTACCCCGGTATCGTGAAGAAATCGAGAGGGTGATTGAAGAGCTGACTCCTCGTCTTGAGCCGCTTCTTGCAGGCTGGATGAAGCCGCGATGGGTTGCGCTTCGCATGCTTGACGGTGATGAGACTTTGATTGCGGACATGGAGAAATATATGACGGACTCAATCGAATCAGGCAAAGTGCTTGGTGGGGAGGTATCAGCGACATGGCCGCAAGCATAG
- a CDS encoding FeoA family protein yields the protein MTEQTDRLISLSELAPGCRGKVRELTVEGTVRRRLLDLGVVPNTMIETIRHSPIGDPTAYRVRGTTIGLRKEDAKGILVEPLKEDA from the coding sequence ATGACAGAGCAAACAGATCGACTAATCTCACTGTCAGAACTGGCCCCAGGTTGTCGTGGCAAAGTGAGAGAGCTGACAGTAGAGGGGACTGTGCGTCGGCGCCTGCTGGATCTTGGCGTTGTACCGAATACAATGATAGAGACCATCCGACACAGTCCGATCGGAGACCCAACCGCTTACCGAGTACGGGGAACAACAATCGGACTGCGCAAAGAAGACGCAAAGGGTATTCTGGTGGAACCATTGAAGGAGGATGCCTGA
- a CDS encoding sigma 54-interacting transcriptional regulator: MLVFTEENIRNIHTVSIDTTLVQAQKTLDELHEPVLFVKNKEKLLGYVRAHDVAIETEPDMDAEPLTLLHANIIPIHFACHVYCDVAVSDVFKLLGEEIVIVKNHHDEVCGYLQREDILIELLRQDNHNIDLFRTILASIPMGIFVVDKQGDIINHNDAGLRMIRCEGQKLPSRRATDIFGAEQISYVLSNGKAILNQLHITQEMGILADYSPILSVDHEVKGVVIVVQDLPMVEDMVMELDYVKNLNKDLKAILSTIYDEILVVSHKGELIRFSDNNTLHARAGNDLGTGSLIGKNVLEMEDQGTFNPSVTRLVLERKRKVSIIQDMENGRKMLAVGNPIFDEDGNIERIVIASRDITETTRLKSELREMKKLSRQYKEELESLKSRDTLNRSVVYCSPKIDRIIREIEKIARFSSTVLLTGESGVGKEVFAKAIHQLGSRANEPFLKINCGAIPEHLLESELFGYEKGAFTGADPKGKVGYFQKADKGVLFLDEIGEMPLSLQVKILRVLQEREVIPVGSTQPIPIDVQIVAATNKNLEKLVEERKFREDLFYRLNVIPIHIPPLRERPEDIPVLAYSFLQRLNEAHGRDIQLSPDALNLLEVYSWPGNVRELQNIIERAVVTTEDEIIAGEHVNQFLQWKRAAVKVRPIITSLIPLQEALDDVEEQLIILAMERYKTTTMAARALGISQSSVSRKYQKIIQKQAGLRA; the protein is encoded by the coding sequence ATGCTGGTATTTACTGAGGAGAATATACGCAACATTCATACGGTTTCCATCGATACAACACTCGTGCAGGCACAGAAAACACTCGACGAGTTACATGAACCTGTATTGTTTGTTAAGAACAAAGAAAAACTGCTGGGCTATGTACGGGCGCATGATGTGGCGATTGAGACTGAACCGGATATGGACGCTGAACCACTTACCCTTCTGCATGCGAACATCATTCCGATTCATTTCGCCTGCCATGTGTACTGTGATGTGGCCGTATCTGATGTGTTCAAGCTGCTTGGAGAAGAAATTGTCATTGTGAAAAATCATCACGATGAAGTATGTGGCTACTTGCAACGGGAAGATATTCTGATTGAGCTTCTGCGACAGGATAACCATAACATTGATTTGTTCCGTACCATCTTAGCTTCGATTCCGATGGGGATTTTCGTCGTAGATAAGCAGGGAGACATTATTAACCATAATGATGCCGGTCTGCGCATGATCCGGTGCGAAGGGCAGAAATTGCCGAGCCGACGGGCGACGGATATTTTCGGGGCAGAACAGATCTCGTACGTGCTGTCAAATGGGAAAGCGATTCTCAATCAGCTTCATATAACACAGGAGATGGGGATTCTCGCTGACTATAGTCCGATTCTGAGCGTTGATCATGAGGTGAAGGGTGTTGTGATCGTCGTTCAGGATTTGCCGATGGTAGAAGACATGGTCATGGAACTCGACTATGTGAAAAACTTGAATAAAGATTTGAAAGCGATTTTATCGACCATTTATGATGAGATTCTCGTTGTTAGTCATAAGGGGGAGTTGATTCGCTTTAGTGATAACAATACGTTGCATGCACGAGCGGGAAACGACCTTGGCACCGGGAGTCTCATTGGCAAAAATGTGCTGGAGATGGAAGATCAAGGGACGTTCAATCCGTCTGTTACCCGTTTGGTCCTAGAACGCAAGCGGAAGGTCTCGATCATTCAAGATATGGAGAACGGGCGCAAAATGCTCGCAGTGGGCAATCCGATTTTTGATGAAGACGGGAACATCGAGCGTATCGTAATCGCATCCCGGGATATTACCGAGACGACCCGTCTTAAGTCGGAGCTGCGGGAGATGAAGAAGCTGTCGCGGCAGTATAAGGAAGAACTAGAGAGCTTAAAGAGCCGCGATACGTTGAATCGAAGCGTTGTGTACTGTAGTCCGAAGATTGACCGGATTATACGAGAGATTGAAAAGATTGCTCGCTTCTCCTCCACGGTATTGCTGACAGGAGAATCGGGGGTAGGGAAAGAAGTTTTTGCCAAAGCGATTCATCAGCTTGGCTCTCGTGCGAATGAGCCGTTCTTGAAAATAAACTGTGGTGCGATCCCTGAACACTTGCTGGAAAGCGAATTGTTTGGGTATGAGAAGGGAGCATTCACGGGCGCTGACCCGAAAGGCAAGGTGGGCTATTTCCAGAAGGCAGATAAAGGGGTACTGTTCCTTGATGAGATTGGAGAAATGCCGCTGTCGCTGCAAGTGAAGATTCTGCGCGTTCTACAGGAGCGAGAAGTCATTCCGGTTGGCAGTACGCAGCCAATTCCGATCGATGTACAAATCGTGGCAGCCACGAATAAAAATCTGGAAAAGCTTGTAGAGGAGCGTAAATTCCGGGAAGATCTGTTTTATCGCTTGAACGTCATTCCCATCCATATCCCACCGCTACGGGAGCGACCGGAAGATATCCCGGTGCTGGCGTATTCGTTTCTTCAGCGGCTGAATGAAGCGCATGGGCGTGACATTCAGCTTAGTCCAGATGCACTTAATTTGCTGGAAGTGTATTCATGGCCGGGTAATGTGCGAGAGTTGCAAAATATTATTGAACGTGCAGTGGTGACAACAGAAGATGAGATCATTGCAGGGGAGCATGTGAATCAGTTCCTACAGTGGAAGCGGGCTGCAGTCAAAGTGCGTCCGATTATTACGAGTCTCATCCCGCTTCAGGAGGCGCTTGATGATGTGGAGGAGCAGCTTATCATTCTGGCGATGGAACGGTACAAAACAACTACCATGGCGGCTCGGGCACTTGGAATTAGCCAATCGTCCGTAAGTCGCAAGTACCAAAAAATTATCCAGAAGCAAGCTGGGCTTCGAGCGTGA
- a CDS encoding putrescine aminotransferase codes for MEATMQNYNEVLKYTEQVLDIIEKAEVTKEEAAWIAKETVDGFRENVNPGFLEYRKSVTKDTQFASVEWKDSGRNCFVDVHGKEYIDCLGGFGIYNVGHSHPKVVKAVTDQMAKQPLHSQDLLDPLRAMLAKTLGMLTPGDLKYCFFGNSGTEAVEAALKMAKIYHSEEGRSTFIATTRAFHGKSLGALSGTAKGVFRKPFMPLVNGFRHVAFGDIEMMRKTMAACHMVGEDVAAVLLEPIQGEGGVIIPPDDYLKQVRELCDEYGALLILDEVQTGMGRTGKMFCAEHYGVVPDIIALAKAFGGGVMPASATVASEKVFKHLFDNPFLHTTTFGGNPLACAAALATINVLIEENLPQRAAEMGDYLIAGLRDAMKGHEDKVLEIRGKGLLIGIEFVNDEIGYEVAKGFFDNGILTAGTLINAKTVRIEPPLTIEKEQCDKVCETFAKVLKEMNKEAVVQG; via the coding sequence ATGGAGGCAACTATGCAAAACTATAACGAAGTACTCAAATATACGGAACAAGTTCTCGACATTATCGAAAAGGCAGAGGTAACAAAAGAAGAAGCAGCTTGGATTGCTAAGGAAACGGTAGATGGATTCCGTGAAAATGTAAATCCGGGCTTCCTGGAATACCGTAAGTCTGTGACAAAAGACACCCAGTTCGCATCTGTAGAATGGAAAGACTCCGGTCGCAACTGTTTCGTAGACGTACACGGCAAAGAATACATTGACTGCCTGGGTGGTTTCGGTATTTATAACGTAGGCCACAGCCATCCGAAAGTAGTGAAAGCGGTAACTGATCAGATGGCGAAGCAGCCGCTGCACAGCCAGGATCTGCTTGATCCACTCCGCGCTATGCTTGCTAAAACACTCGGCATGCTCACACCAGGCGATCTGAAATATTGCTTCTTCGGTAACTCCGGTACAGAAGCGGTAGAAGCTGCGCTCAAAATGGCAAAAATCTATCACAGCGAAGAAGGCCGAAGTACATTCATTGCGACAACACGTGCGTTCCACGGCAAAAGCTTAGGCGCCCTGTCCGGTACAGCTAAAGGCGTATTCCGTAAACCATTCATGCCACTCGTAAACGGATTCCGTCACGTAGCATTTGGTGACATCGAAATGATGCGTAAAACGATGGCGGCATGCCATATGGTAGGGGAAGATGTAGCAGCAGTGTTACTTGAACCAATCCAAGGTGAAGGTGGCGTTATTATTCCGCCGGACGACTACTTGAAACAAGTTCGTGAACTGTGTGATGAGTACGGCGCACTTCTGATCCTCGACGAAGTGCAAACAGGGATGGGACGTACAGGTAAAATGTTCTGCGCTGAGCATTATGGTGTTGTGCCAGATATTATTGCGCTTGCTAAAGCGTTCGGCGGCGGGGTTATGCCGGCAAGTGCGACAGTTGCAAGTGAGAAAGTATTTAAACACCTGTTCGATAACCCGTTCCTGCATACCACTACGTTTGGCGGTAATCCGCTCGCATGTGCAGCAGCACTGGCAACGATTAATGTTCTCATCGAAGAGAACTTGCCGCAACGTGCAGCTGAGATGGGCGACTATCTCATTGCAGGTCTGCGTGATGCGATGAAAGGTCATGAAGATAAAGTTCTCGAAATTCGTGGGAAAGGTCTCTTGATTGGCATCGAGTTCGTCAATGACGAGATCGGCTATGAAGTAGCGAAAGGCTTCTTTGACAATGGTATTCTGACAGCAGGTACGTTGATCAATGCGAAGACCGTCCGCATCGAGCCGCCGCTCACAATCGAAAAAGAGCAGTGTGATAAAGTATGTGAGACATTTGCGAAAGTATTAAAAGAAATGAACAAGGAAGCTGTTGTGCAGGGCTAG
- a CDS encoding aldehyde dehydrogenase family protein, protein MADILQMYINGEWTFAESGEIREVLNPATGEIIAVITEGNEADARRAIAAAKHAFYEGGWWDTPASERARLLFEIANKLEARAAEFAALETDDNGKPLREAEFDVADAVACFRYYAGLATKPHGQTYEVADPMQAMVVREPIGVCGQIIPWNYPLLMSAWKLAPALAAGNAVVFKPSEVTPLTAIRLFSIIDEVGVPAGVANLVLGAGPTVGQEIASNHDVDKVAFTGGTATGRTIMKAATGNLKKISLELGGKSPNIVFADADFDTAVDYALFAIFANQGQVCSAGSRLLLEESIHDKFVEALVERAKKIKVGPGHTEGTEMGPLVSKAHMEKVLGYVEIGKEEGATLACGGERLMDGALANGNFVAPTIFTNTTPDMRIVKEEIFGPVLVVQTFKDEADAIKLANDTVYGLAGGVFTNDGAKAQRVIRKLRAGITWINSYHPTYNEAPWGGYKQSGIGRELGTFGFEEYTEVKQININLNVEPIGWFEN, encoded by the coding sequence ATGGCAGACATTTTACAGATGTACATTAATGGAGAATGGACTTTTGCAGAAAGTGGAGAAATCCGCGAAGTGCTAAATCCGGCAACGGGTGAAATAATCGCTGTGATAACAGAAGGAAACGAAGCAGATGCCCGCCGTGCAATTGCGGCAGCAAAACATGCATTCTACGAAGGTGGCTGGTGGGACACACCAGCAAGCGAGCGTGCTCGTCTCCTGTTTGAGATTGCCAACAAGCTAGAAGCGCGCGCGGCAGAATTCGCAGCACTGGAAACAGACGATAATGGCAAGCCGCTTCGCGAAGCGGAATTCGATGTGGCAGATGCGGTTGCGTGCTTCCGCTATTATGCAGGGCTGGCTACAAAGCCACATGGTCAGACGTATGAAGTAGCTGATCCAATGCAGGCTATGGTTGTTCGAGAGCCAATCGGCGTATGCGGCCAGATCATTCCGTGGAACTACCCACTTCTAATGTCCGCGTGGAAGCTCGCTCCGGCACTTGCAGCTGGTAACGCCGTGGTATTCAAGCCTTCGGAAGTGACACCGCTTACTGCGATTCGCCTGTTTAGCATCATTGATGAGGTAGGCGTTCCAGCAGGCGTTGCCAACCTTGTACTCGGTGCAGGTCCGACGGTTGGCCAGGAGATCGCATCCAACCATGATGTAGATAAAGTAGCATTCACAGGCGGTACGGCAACGGGTCGCACCATCATGAAAGCTGCAACGGGCAACCTGAAGAAAATTTCACTTGAACTTGGTGGGAAATCTCCAAATATCGTATTCGCAGATGCCGATTTTGATACAGCAGTCGATTATGCATTGTTTGCCATTTTTGCGAATCAGGGTCAGGTGTGCTCAGCCGGTTCTCGTCTCCTGCTGGAAGAAAGCATTCACGACAAGTTCGTAGAAGCACTCGTAGAACGCGCGAAGAAAATTAAGGTGGGACCGGGTCACACAGAAGGTACCGAGATGGGACCGCTTGTGTCGAAAGCTCATATGGAAAAAGTACTTGGCTACGTCGAAATCGGCAAAGAGGAAGGTGCAACGCTCGCATGCGGTGGTGAACGTCTGATGGACGGAGCGCTTGCGAACGGTAATTTCGTAGCACCGACGATTTTCACCAATACAACGCCGGATATGCGCATTGTAAAAGAGGAGATCTTCGGACCGGTACTCGTTGTCCAGACGTTCAAAGATGAAGCTGATGCGATCAAGCTAGCGAATGACACTGTATACGGTCTTGCAGGCGGCGTATTTACAAATGACGGGGCTAAAGCACAGCGCGTCATCCGTAAGCTACGCGCCGGTATTACATGGATTAACAGTTACCATCCGACATATAACGAAGCGCCATGGGGCGGCTACAAGCAGAGCGGTATCGGACGTGAGCTTGGAACATTCGGCTTTGAAGAATATACCGAAGTGAAGCAAATCAATATCAACCTGAACGTAGAGCCGATTGGCTGGTTCGAAAACTAA
- a CDS encoding Glu/Leu/Phe/Val family dehydrogenase, which produces MEKAAASNMSVSSGELEAFQSVLKKAVELLHYPEIVYEFLKEPMRVLEVNIPVKMDDGTTKIFKGYRAQHNDALGPTKGGIRFHPDVNREEVSALSGWMSLKSGITDLPYGGGKGGVICDPRQMSMRELEQLSRGYVRAVSQIVGPSKDIPAPDMYTNAQIMAWMLDEYDHIREFDSPGFITGKPLVLGGSRGRETATSRGLFYILQFLAEQNKMELAGLRVIIQGFGNVGSYLAQYLYESGAKVVGIADVLGGVYDPDGLDIPDLMERRDSFGAVTHLFTNTLSNKELLEQECDVLIPAALGGQITEENVHELSCRFIVEAANGPTTAEADKILQARGITVVPDVLANAGGVVVSYFEWVQNNQGFYWDEELVDTRLKDKMAASFEKVYKMAQMYQVDMRTAAYMVAVRRLAEASRLRGWID; this is translated from the coding sequence ATGGAAAAAGCAGCTGCTTCAAATATGTCAGTCAGCTCAGGAGAATTGGAAGCGTTTCAATCTGTATTAAAAAAGGCTGTGGAATTACTGCACTATCCGGAGATTGTGTACGAATTTCTCAAAGAGCCAATGCGAGTGCTCGAAGTAAACATTCCGGTCAAAATGGATGATGGCACGACCAAAATTTTTAAAGGGTACCGCGCCCAGCATAATGACGCACTCGGGCCGACTAAAGGTGGCATTCGCTTTCATCCAGATGTAAATCGTGAGGAAGTTAGTGCGCTGTCAGGCTGGATGAGCTTGAAGAGCGGCATTACTGATCTTCCATATGGGGGCGGTAAAGGCGGAGTGATCTGTGATCCGCGCCAGATGAGCATGCGTGAATTGGAACAGCTAAGTCGTGGGTATGTGCGTGCGGTCAGCCAGATTGTTGGACCGTCAAAAGATATTCCGGCACCGGATATGTATACGAACGCTCAGATCATGGCCTGGATGCTGGATGAATACGACCACATTCGTGAATTTGATTCACCAGGATTCATTACGGGCAAGCCGCTTGTGCTGGGGGGGTCTCGCGGTCGAGAAACGGCGACATCACGCGGGCTGTTCTATATCCTGCAATTCCTCGCTGAGCAGAATAAGATGGAACTTGCGGGTCTGCGTGTAATTATTCAGGGATTTGGCAATGTGGGAAGCTACCTTGCGCAATACTTGTACGAAAGTGGAGCAAAAGTGGTCGGGATCGCGGACGTTCTCGGCGGAGTGTATGATCCGGATGGTCTCGATATTCCAGACCTGATGGAACGGCGGGATTCATTCGGAGCGGTTACCCATCTGTTCACGAATACGCTGTCCAATAAGGAATTGCTCGAACAGGAGTGCGATGTATTAATTCCGGCAGCACTCGGTGGTCAGATCACAGAAGAGAATGTGCATGAGCTTTCGTGTCGTTTCATTGTAGAGGCGGCCAATGGTCCGACAACAGCAGAAGCTGATAAAATCTTGCAAGCACGCGGCATTACGGTTGTCCCGGATGTATTGGCAAACGCAGGCGGTGTTGTTGTGTCCTATTTTGAATGGGTGCAGAATAATCAGGGCTTCTATTGGGATGAAGAGCTTGTTGATACTCGTCTGAAAGACAAGATGGCAGCCAGCTTTGAAAAAGTATATAAAATGGCACAGATGTATCAGGTGGATATGCGCACGGCTGCATACATGGTTGCGGTTCGCAGACTGGCTGAGGCATCGAGACTGCGCGGCTGGATTGACTAA